The Cyclopterus lumpus isolate fCycLum1 chromosome 3, fCycLum1.pri, whole genome shotgun sequence genome includes the window GAGGAGAACCCATTGACTACAGTAAGGGAGAACGAATGTGATTCACAGTACATGTGTAAATGGAATAGATTTAGCAGGACGAAGGGTCCACTGATTCTCTGCGTTATTCTCCTACAAGTCACTGTTTCCACATTGATCGTTAAAATATCCTTCGGTGCAGTCACATGCATGTAAGACTCCATTCAAACAGAACTCAATGAAAAGACGATTTCTGGTGAAGTGTCACAGTTTAAAGTATCAAATTCAAAACTGagttgtttgtttccttatttttttgCAGAAGCATTATGTGATCAAGAGAGCCAGGGATCCACCCGAGTCAACATGtaatttcctctctctctctctctctctcttttttctcaaaTGCCATCACAGTTTTTATCATCACATCCTTTTCCACATGACTTTGTCTTAATTGCCAAAACCACTTCATGTAAGCACGCTTTATGTAATCCAGGGAACTTTGACTACAAACAAGAAGCTAAAGTTAGGGGGGTCGGGGGGTTTACAAAAATACCCGGGCTTCTTTTTGAAAACCCTCTGAAGCCACAatttcactttgtgtgtgtgtgtgtgtgtgtgtgtgtgtgtgtgtgtgtgtgtaggactaTGTCCCCGGCCGTCGGGAATATGAAGCATCCGTGCGCTCGCAGCTctgaggtggacatggaggattTCAGAAGCTACAACGTCACGGCGCCTGTAAGgataacacgcacacaaaataaTTCACCCTTTCAAACAACAGTCGAGAAAAACAACCTCACCACCGGTTCTATTTTGCAACATCGATGTATAAACTTGTGTTTCTTAAGTCAAGAACAGCCGACAGGCCACATCAGCACGACTGTGACCACACCTGTTCCCTGTTTGGTGCCTTTTAGCTGTGTCGTCGGAAGCCAAGCACATTTCCTCTgcgacacaaacagaaactgTAACACGCGTATACATTTTGCTGGAACCACAGAATATGCAATGTCTAATAAGCAGAAGGGATCCGAACACTGCTTGTCTTTTAATTAAGTGACTTGACAACTCTTCCTGTTGCTAGTCACAGCTGCTACAAAGATGAAATCAAaagttcaaatgttttttttagagatGGAGAGTTTTGTGTCATTCAGAGTTCATTGATTCACTCAAAggacctctcccccccccccccccccccccccccccccaaccaccaccaccacctcctctcgCTGCTGCACAGTATGAAGCAGCTCAACTGAGGATGCTGCCACACTGCTGTGTTTTTCCAGGTCCATTTTCTTTAATCAGGGGCTCCTTTTTATAGCAAGTGTTTAACCCAGTGAATGAGTAGCTGCCTAAACTGTTTCATTCAAGTCTGGGGTGGTGGTGATTCAGTGGAGGAAAATAGGTGAGAGGGGAACCACATGAAAAGCAAACGATGGCAGCGTTTCACTGACAAGTAGAGGAAGGATTTTGATAGCTGACATTTTTGCCTTAAAAtagggcctgtgtgtgtgtgtgagcgcccGGCAATCCACATGCAGATCCACTGCAGTAATTACACCCCTATGTGACAGCATGGGGCGCAGCAGCAGGGCGGTTCTACAAAACAAGGGGCACATTTTACTTTGTTGACACTGTTTCTACATGCTATTTGATGGGATGATGGGGAGTTGGTGCCCCGTGATGAGCCGGTTGGCGGGCAGTGCTTTTCCAGCTCTCTTTCCACGCATCGACTTGAGAGTCGACACAAAACCCTGGTGCGCCGTCTCTAACAGTGCAgtggtcctctctcctctctcctctcttggtTTACTCCGTGATATAGCCCACCAAAGGTGGACGCGCAGAGTCCATTACCACCACCGTCCACCTCCCCCTCGCTCTGAAGCAAGCTGCAAAAAATAACAGAAGAGTCGTCTGCACTTTCTTCAAAAACAACTTCCTGTTCCAGGTAAGGATCCGTTTGCCCTCAGATAGGCCAGCGTGACACACGTCTGTCGGCCATTTTTCTTTATCCAAGCACCAGTTTTACTGACTGAAATACTTcaatactgtgtataaatacgtGGGCTGTATTGTATCAGCGGACAGGTaaaaatgtgcgtgtgtgtgttccaggagGGTCACAAAGACGTCAGGATTATTGACGTTGTGGTGGGAATCAGCATCGAGAACGAGGTCATTGCCAATCTATCTCAGCCAATCATAATTGACTTTCACCATGACATCATACCTGTAagtttgtgtgctttttgtgCCTTCATTGTGTCTGTGACCGTGTCCAATTGTACATTCGATTTTTCATATTCGATACTGGAAActggtttaaatatatatttttttcaattaaatttatttgGTGTACCCCAAAATCCCAAATCACAGGTTTGtcccagagggctttacaatctgtacgacATCCTCTGTTGTTGGACGCTCACATCTGTTCAGataaacctttcacagggagaaGTCATGTTAACAGAATGAAcgacataacagagttacaacacattcaatgctaAAAACACACCCATCCAAAATGTAGCAAGCATTTACTGCTACATACAGTGAACTAATATTTGtacattcaaattaaataatataaatacttttGATGGTCCACATCTTTTTCACAAACTCCATTTCTTCTCTGTGACGTCTGCTTGGAGCTTTCTCCCTCGTGAGCacagagaacacacagacagcactTGCTCATACGCTTACGACAGTCTGTTGCTTCCCCTCTgcaatgcacacgcacacatagaaaAGCACCAGTCATGCCTGACCTGCAGTTGTTATTTCACTGGGACTGAAActctctgtggtggtgtggaggccagactgtgaggaacttttaactggttacgAGACAGTCTCAGTGTAATGCCGATGACCCTATATGACCTACAAACATAAACTAGACCATCAGCCAGAAGATTGTCTGTTTCTATACAGTTATTGTCATCTGTGCCACCCGGTCGGATTCCGGGAAACATCCTTCAGCTCAGGCTGAAGACTAGTCCTGCCTTAGACCTGCAGCCGGAGGCtccggagggaggaggagagctcagcCCCCGGCGGcagcagcgtctcctcctccggccAGGAGCAAAGGCTGTATTGCTgggcccgctggagggaagggagggccGTGAGAACAAGAACCCTGACTGCTTGTAGCAGACTGTCAGTGCTGCAGTTAAATGAgtggttttctaaagggactttCAAAaccgcttttaaaaaaaaggcaaaatcaacacaaaatgaaggtTTCTTGTCGGAACTTTAAGTACTTCATGTGGCTGTTTACAGTAGCAGCCACTGCATCATTCAAAGTACCTGAAATGCTGTTCACTTACAAACAGGCAACATCTGAATGGGAAGTTATTACAGCTCacatctctcctttccttttttatttcagaaactGCATTCAAGGAAATGCGTGTCATGGGACACCAGGAAAGGTTGGAACcctttaacaaaaacaatattcataTGTACATGCCTGTTTATTTTGCTGTTACTCCCGTAGATGATTATTAAGCATGTTTACGTCTGTATTTTCTCTGTGCAGATTCGTTGCTGGTTAATTGGTTGGTAGATGGATGCGAGACGCGACAGAAAGGAACAAAACACACCGAGTGCCTCTGTAACCATCTGACTTACTTCACGGTGCTGGTGGTAAGACGTGCCAGCCGACACACACACCGGAGAATTGATAAATGAATGTACTGAGCATGAGCCAGGAAGGTCCTCATAGAGACctgatttcacacacacatgtcatggGAACAGAAAACAGCTGTGTTTTGATGTATATGGGGGGGCCTTTTGCAGCAAATGGAGCCTCGCCCAGTGCGCCACCTCCTGGCCCTGACCGCCATTACATCTCTGGGCTGCGCCGTGTCTGTGATCAGCTGTGTCGCTCTTATTGTTTTCCTCTGCAGGAAGAGGTAATACTACTTTTTATCAAAggacacactttattttttacgaaCTATTAACTAACCTACTCATTTCCATTCCACTCTCCCTCTAGCAGGCGCTCTAAGGAGCAGTCCATACCCATCCACCTGGGCTTAGCCGTGTCTCTCGGCCTCCTCaacctgctcttcttcttcactgcgGTCCTGGCCAATGCGGGAGGGGAGAGCGTGTGCGTCTGGGTGGGGGCGGGCCTCCACTACACCCTgctcagctccttcacctggaTGGGCGTAGAGGTTTTCCACACCTTCTGGTTGGTCCACATGGTTTTCAGCCCCTCCCCGAAGCCCTATGTGTGGAACCTGGTCGGCTTCGGTGAGCGTAATGAAGTTGAACATTTCTTTCTGTGGCACTTTAAGGTGAACGTGACGTTAATGTGTGGAGGCGTAACAATCCCTTTCCAGCTCTCCCAGCCGTTCCTGTAATCATCCTGGCTGCAGTCGGTGACATTTATGGACTGAGAGAAGTGGTGCCAAGCGATGACGTCTCCAATCCTTATCGGATGTAAGCACGCATTATTATTAGGACAAAGATATTCGCTGTGGAGAAACAGTGCCTGGattgtgtataaataaaaacacagtaaagtCACACTCAGCATTCAGCAGGAATACAAATTAGATCTCATTTTATTCGtgcttttccctctctctgactgcattttgtgtttccagGTGCTGGATGAAAAACACCCACGAGGCTTTGCTGGCCCACTATTTCACCAACATGAcagtcctggtcctcctggtgTCCTCGGGCATCGTGATGCTCTTCCTGGTCTACAGGGAGATCCGCACCAGGGATGAATGGAGGCAGAACCGCGTGGCTTTTCTCAGCATCTGGGGCCTCAGCTGCCTCTTTGGGACATCTTGGGGTTTGACCTTCCTGGACTTTGGGTTCCTCTCTGacgtcgtcctcttcctctcctgcatCCTCAACTCTTTCCAAGGTCCGTGTTCGAGGTGCACTGCGCCAGTTAGTCGCTCCAGATTGTTTTCACCAGACTTTAAACGGCTTTGTCACCTAGGAGAATATCCCGATGATCCAAAGAAAGACTTAAAATAAGCCACAAGCAACATATTTGTGTAATGTTATCATCATCTTATCATCACCACCTTCACAGAACTATATATAGTCAGGGGTTTGTTGGCTGTTGGCTCAGATATTGGTGACTGTATCTGGAGCCAGCGGCCCATTGTAT containing:
- the adgrg1 gene encoding adhesion G-protein coupled receptor G1 isoform X2 encodes the protein MEPRLTANLRGVFVFIILLSTGSSKNDIDFAFCGTWRHVRGSLSLNISLSPGCSEISILADRSSLYVEGKITAQCRRSEVIPLEQLGLDSEEETPFCLYWEPLLDQLKLQVGGKNLTLCWPASLQGSCCTDLTHGNNTPEAPYGIANGRVKNDAITDKIMTAYKFRGEPIDYKALCDQESQGSTRVNMTMSPAVGNMKHPCARSSEVDMEDFRSYNVTAPPTKGGRAESITTTVHLPLALKQAAKNNRRVVCTFFKNNFLFQEGHKDVRIIDVVVGISIENEVIANLSQPIIIDFHHDIIPKLHSRKCVSWDTRKDSLLVNWLVDGCETRQKGTKHTECLCNHLTYFTVLVQMEPRPVRHLLALTAITSLGCAVSVISCVALIVFLCRKRRSKEQSIPIHLGLAVSLGLLNLLFFFTAVLANAGGESVCVWVGAGLHYTLLSSFTWMGVEVFHTFWLVHMVFSPSPKPYVWNLVGFALPAVPVIILAAVGDIYGLREVVPSDDVSNPYRMCWMKNTHEALLAHYFTNMTVLVLLVSSGIVMLFLVYREIRTRDEWRQNRVAFLSIWGLSCLFGTSWGLTFLDFGFLSDVVLFLSCILNSFQGFLLMLRFYMLDWMRKQAGDSALGSTSTGSTRQHMLEAPEKS
- the adgrg1 gene encoding adhesion G-protein coupled receptor G1 isoform X1, which gives rise to MEPRLTANLRGVFVFIILLSTGSSKNDIDFAFCGTWRHVRGSLSLNISLSPGCSEISILADRSSLYVEGKITAQCRRSEVIPLEQLGLDSEEETPFCLYWEPLLDQLKLQVGGKNLTLCWPASLQGSCCTDLTHGNNTPEAPYGIANGRVKNDAITDKIMTAYKFRGEPIDYKALCDQESQGSTRVNMTMSPAVGNMKHPCARSSEVDMEDFRSYNVTAPPTKGGRAESITTTVHLPLALKQAAKNNRRVVCTFFKNNFLFQEGHKDVRIIDVVVGISIENEVIANLSQPIIIDFHHDIIPKLHSRKCVSWDTRKDSLLVNWLVDGCETRQKGTKHTECLCNHLTYFTVLVQMEPRPVRHLLALTAITSLGCAVSVISCVALIVFLCRKSRRSKEQSIPIHLGLAVSLGLLNLLFFFTAVLANAGGESVCVWVGAGLHYTLLSSFTWMGVEVFHTFWLVHMVFSPSPKPYVWNLVGFALPAVPVIILAAVGDIYGLREVVPSDDVSNPYRMCWMKNTHEALLAHYFTNMTVLVLLVSSGIVMLFLVYREIRTRDEWRQNRVAFLSIWGLSCLFGTSWGLTFLDFGFLSDVVLFLSCILNSFQGFLLMLRFYMLDWMRKQAGDSALGSTSTGSTRQHMLEAPEKS